In one Gimesia sp. genomic region, the following are encoded:
- a CDS encoding PSD1 and planctomycete cytochrome C domain-containing protein: MKQSPKSPHFILLICLTLLNAFANESHAESEKQQLVERVRFFEEHVRPLLLKHCIDCHGPKKQFAELRLDSHDHLLKGGESGPAIVVNQPEDSLLISAVKRESLEMPPDQTLSPDEIKVLTTWIEQGAVWPDSARLADTKSVDFSQHWSFQPIQNPSRPAVKNTSWPQNDIDYFILARLEAEQLSPSPPASPATLLRRMHWDLTGLLPTYSEIETFTNSFSPTVLQTRVDKLLVSPHYGERWGRHWLDLARYADTKGYVFFEKPTFHNAFTYRDYVIDSFNQDKPFNQFVLEQLAADYLTDELPHETLAALGFITVGPRFKNDTHDIISDRIDVVTRGFLGLTVGCARCHDHKYDPISIEDYYSLYGVFLNSLQPIDLPFRDQDSLSPQLAEQAQKIQQTAQELNQLYQQKHQKVLEDTHQRLAEYLTVAQSQRNGPDTVKFDVIVDGDDLNPEVLLLWQEFLDLSEKNEDPVFSLWHKLAKLPAANFQPQALKLLQHSVQNQKTSPTEHLIADHLLKQHPQTFDDVIRGYASLFKQIDQAWDTRILTAARPGQQKTSQPFAEAKTDVLNAFYSPHSPLVMPLHGYTVLRLFPDRKQQQKVKELNDALDQARAAAPAELAQMLALQDAKQIIEPRVFRRGNPGMPAQAIPRRYLHFFDQVSAEPFTQGSGRLELAQAIISPENPLTARVIVNRVWQHHFGQGLVSTPSDFGLQGAKPSHPELLDHLAWWFMQHDWSIKQLHRYIMSSATYQQQSRSNVAGEKQDPANKLLWRMNRRRQDFETMRDTLLQVSHQLNLTVGGKSVRGIAATANKRRTLYTFIDRQNVPGLLRTFDFPSPDVSSGARNSTSVPGQSLFLMNHPLVLNAARILGEQAHKSPDSQAGIRKLFQSILQREPTPHELQAMKQFLESDQVESPPAPVIAEWEYGYGAYDEKTETLSGFKPLPFWNGKQYQGGNKLPDPKIGWVFLDNTGGHPGNDMQHVAVIRWRAPETMTVSLHGKLAHELPQGNGVRGRVLIAGKKVLGPWTLHQKSVDTNLEKIQLKQGQTIDFVVDIAGQLGFDSFVWSPEIKTQSLALTATSGEKTEQTPARQWNYSRDFRKPKPVRIPPWQSLAQILLLSNEFQFID; this comes from the coding sequence ATGAAACAATCTCCGAAATCGCCGCACTTCATACTGTTAATCTGCCTGACTCTGCTAAATGCCTTTGCGAACGAAAGTCATGCAGAATCGGAGAAACAGCAACTGGTGGAGCGAGTTCGTTTTTTTGAAGAACACGTACGGCCCCTGCTCCTCAAACATTGCATCGATTGCCACGGCCCCAAAAAACAATTTGCAGAACTCCGCCTCGATTCGCATGATCATCTGCTCAAAGGAGGGGAAAGTGGTCCGGCAATCGTCGTAAATCAACCTGAAGACAGCCTGCTGATTTCTGCCGTCAAACGAGAATCGCTGGAGATGCCCCCCGATCAAACTCTTTCTCCTGATGAAATCAAAGTTCTCACAACGTGGATTGAACAGGGAGCCGTCTGGCCTGATTCCGCCAGGCTGGCAGACACGAAATCAGTCGATTTCTCTCAGCACTGGTCCTTTCAACCCATTCAGAATCCGTCGCGACCTGCCGTCAAAAATACCAGCTGGCCTCAGAACGACATCGATTATTTCATCCTCGCCCGGCTCGAAGCTGAACAGCTCTCCCCCTCTCCTCCGGCCTCTCCCGCTACACTTCTCAGACGTATGCACTGGGATCTGACTGGTCTGCTTCCCACTTACAGTGAGATCGAAACCTTTACCAACTCCTTCAGTCCCACTGTATTACAAACTAGAGTCGACAAATTACTGGTCTCCCCCCACTACGGCGAGCGCTGGGGCAGGCACTGGCTCGACCTCGCCCGCTATGCAGACACCAAAGGTTACGTCTTTTTTGAAAAGCCCACCTTTCACAATGCATTCACCTACCGTGACTATGTCATCGACAGCTTCAATCAGGATAAGCCGTTCAACCAGTTTGTTCTCGAACAACTGGCGGCAGACTATCTGACCGATGAGCTGCCCCACGAAACATTAGCGGCCCTCGGTTTCATCACCGTCGGTCCCCGCTTCAAAAATGATACCCACGATATTATTTCGGACCGCATCGACGTCGTCACCCGCGGATTTCTCGGGTTAACCGTTGGCTGCGCCCGCTGTCATGACCATAAATATGATCCGATCAGCATTGAAGACTACTACTCGCTGTATGGCGTCTTTCTGAATTCACTGCAGCCCATCGATCTCCCCTTCCGCGATCAGGATTCGCTGTCGCCTCAACTGGCCGAACAGGCGCAGAAGATTCAGCAGACAGCTCAGGAACTGAATCAGCTCTATCAGCAGAAACATCAGAAAGTTCTCGAGGACACGCATCAGCGACTTGCCGAATATCTGACCGTGGCCCAGTCCCAGAGAAACGGTCCGGACACCGTCAAATTTGATGTGATCGTCGACGGCGATGACCTCAATCCCGAAGTCCTGCTGCTCTGGCAGGAATTCCTGGACCTTTCCGAGAAAAATGAGGATCCCGTATTCTCGCTCTGGCATAAACTCGCAAAACTTCCTGCCGCCAACTTTCAGCCTCAAGCCCTCAAGTTGCTGCAGCACTCAGTCCAGAACCAGAAAACGAGCCCAACGGAACACCTGATCGCAGACCATTTGCTGAAACAGCATCCGCAGACATTCGATGACGTCATTCGCGGCTATGCAAGTCTGTTCAAACAGATTGACCAGGCATGGGACACGCGAATCCTGACGGCTGCCAGACCAGGGCAACAGAAAACCTCCCAGCCGTTTGCTGAAGCTAAAACAGACGTTTTGAATGCCTTTTACAGCCCGCACTCCCCGCTGGTCATGCCCCTGCATGGCTACACGGTACTGCGACTCTTCCCGGATCGAAAACAACAGCAGAAAGTCAAAGAACTGAACGACGCTCTCGATCAGGCCCGCGCTGCAGCGCCCGCGGAACTGGCTCAGATGCTCGCACTCCAGGATGCGAAACAGATCATCGAACCCCGTGTCTTCAGACGCGGCAACCCCGGCATGCCGGCCCAGGCAATTCCCCGCCGTTATCTGCACTTCTTTGATCAGGTCTCAGCAGAGCCGTTTACCCAAGGCAGCGGGAGACTTGAACTGGCACAGGCTATCATTTCGCCTGAGAATCCATTGACTGCCCGCGTGATCGTCAATCGTGTCTGGCAACATCATTTCGGACAGGGGCTCGTCTCCACTCCCAGTGATTTCGGGCTCCAGGGCGCTAAACCCAGCCACCCCGAACTGCTAGATCACCTGGCCTGGTGGTTCATGCAGCACGACTGGTCTATCAAACAACTCCACCGCTATATCATGTCCTCTGCAACGTATCAGCAGCAGAGCCGCTCCAACGTTGCCGGCGAGAAGCAAGATCCCGCCAACAAACTTCTCTGGCGCATGAATCGCAGACGCCAGGATTTCGAAACGATGCGTGATACCCTGTTGCAGGTCAGCCACCAGCTCAATCTGACTGTGGGAGGCAAATCTGTCCGAGGCATCGCAGCCACTGCCAACAAACGCAGAACCTTATACACGTTTATTGATCGTCAGAACGTTCCGGGGCTGCTCCGTACCTTTGACTTCCCTTCGCCGGATGTCAGCAGCGGTGCCCGGAATTCCACCTCGGTTCCCGGGCAGTCTCTGTTCCTCATGAACCATCCCCTCGTATTGAATGCCGCCCGCATTCTGGGAGAACAGGCACACAAGTCACCAGATTCCCAGGCAGGCATCCGGAAGCTGTTTCAGTCAATCCTGCAGCGCGAGCCGACTCCCCATGAATTACAGGCAATGAAGCAATTCCTGGAATCAGACCAGGTCGAATCTCCGCCGGCACCTGTAATCGCAGAATGGGAATATGGCTACGGAGCCTACGACGAAAAAACAGAGACCTTATCCGGTTTCAAGCCACTACCCTTTTGGAACGGAAAACAGTATCAGGGTGGAAACAAGCTCCCCGATCCCAAAATCGGCTGGGTCTTCCTCGACAACACCGGAGGCCACCCCGGGAATGACATGCAGCATGTCGCCGTCATCCGCTGGCGGGCTCCCGAAACGATGACCGTCTCCCTGCACGGTAAACTGGCCCATGAACTCCCTCAGGGAAATGGAGTCCGGGGTCGCGTGCTCATCGCGGGCAAGAAAGTCCTCGGTCCCTGGACACTCCACCAGAAATCGGTCGACACCAACCTTGAGAAGATCCAGCTCAAACAAGGCCAGACCATAGATTTCGTGGTCGACATCGCCGGACAGCTCGGCTTCGACTCCTTTGTCTGGTCTCCCGAGATCAAAACACAATCACTGGCGCTCACGGCTACCTCCGGTGAAAAAACAGAGCAGACACCAGCACGCCAGTGGAACTATTCCCGGGATTTCAGAAAACCGAAACCGGTCCGGATTCCCCCCTGGCAAAGCCTGGCACAAATTCTTCTGTTATCCAATGAATTCCAGTTTATCGATTAA
- a CDS encoding GntR family transcriptional regulator, translating to MNDLQLVRGLGEQIVERLREDIFSGRIAEGERLRETELARRFSVSRGPIREAIQQLTWEGVLETDRNRGAMVATSAPDEITELIIPLRCTIEKYAVRLFFDQLTAEDFQVWENILLKMKQACEARDFALISEHDIAFHRSLVTRSHSPDLLAIWSAIVSRVRRHFREAHLNYKNPLQIYEEHLPIIEAFKNQSLTEALQIIENHIE from the coding sequence ATGAATGATTTACAGTTAGTCAGAGGTCTCGGCGAGCAGATCGTTGAGCGACTCAGAGAAGACATCTTTTCTGGTAGAATCGCGGAGGGGGAACGACTGCGGGAAACCGAACTCGCCAGACGGTTTTCAGTCAGTCGCGGTCCGATTCGTGAAGCCATTCAACAGTTAACCTGGGAAGGTGTTCTGGAAACGGACCGCAACAGGGGAGCGATGGTGGCAACGTCTGCCCCTGATGAAATTACCGAACTCATTATTCCGCTCCGCTGCACGATCGAAAAATATGCCGTCCGACTGTTCTTTGATCAGCTCACAGCGGAAGATTTTCAGGTCTGGGAAAACATCCTGCTAAAGATGAAGCAGGCATGTGAAGCCCGCGACTTCGCCCTGATTTCTGAGCATGACATCGCCTTTCATCGCTCCCTGGTAACACGTTCCCACTCACCGGACCTGCTAGCAATCTGGTCTGCCATCGTTTCACGCGTCAGACGACATTTTCGCGAAGCACATTTGAACTACAAGAACCCATTACAGATATACGAGGAACATCTACCGATCATCGAAGCGTTCAAAAACCAGAGCCTGACAGAGGCGCTGCAAATCATCGAAAATCATATTGAGTAG